One genomic window of Canis lupus baileyi chromosome 22, mCanLup2.hap1, whole genome shotgun sequence includes the following:
- the MLF1 gene encoding myeloid leukemia factor 1 isoform X10, which translates to MFGTLSSSFEDDPFFSDSFIAHRESMRQMMRSFSEPFGRDLLSISDGRRQAHNRMRHDDGESSLAAMNSLVPFGSFGGMLLTRPNILQRTDVSPFQAMDRMMVNMRNSMHELQRDLGHLSLDPNGHSFSSSSVMTYSKVGDEPPKVFQASTQTRRAPGGIKETRRALRDSDSGLEKMAVGHHLHDRAHVIKKSKNNKTGDEEVNQEFINMNECDAHAFDNEWQNEILKYKPVGQWRNVENPRMRSVGHENSGCRELKRRRVEDWGRRWKASQNQRRTRRNLIKVQPLNMEEDQMFLWTNSTSKDLL; encoded by the exons TGACTCCTTTATTGCACACCGAGAAAGTATGCGTCAGATGATGAGAAGTTTTTCTGAACCTTTTGGAAGAGACTTGCTCAGCATCTCTGATGGTAGAAGACAAGCTCATAATCGTATGAGGCACGATGATGGCGAGAGCTCCTTGGCt gcaaTGAATTCTCTTGTACCTTTTGGCAGTTTTGGTGGTATG TTACTAACACGCCCCAATATCCTGCAGCGCACGGACGTCAGCCCCTTCCAGGCAATGGACCGAATGATGGTGAATATGCGAAACAGCATGCACGAGTTACAGAGGGACCTC GGTCACCTTTCACTGGATCCAAATGGACATTCGTTTAGTTCTTCCTCAGTCATGACTTACTCCAAAGTAGGAGATGAACCACCGAAGGTTTTCCAGGCCTCAACTCAAACCCGTAGGGCTCCAGGCGGA ATAAAGGAAACTAGGAGAGCATTGAGAGATTCGGATAGTGGACTAGAAAAAATGGCTGTTGGTCATCATCTTCACGACCGAGCTCATGTCATTAAAAAGTCAAAGAACAACAAGACTGGAGATGAAGAGGTCAATCAAGAGTTCATCAATATGAATGAAT GTGATGCTCATGCTTTTGATAATGAGTGGCAAAATGAGATTTTGAAGTACAAACCAGTGGGACAATGGCGCAACGTGGAAAACCCTAGGATGCGAAGCGTTGGTCATGAGAATTCAGGTTGCCGAGAACTTAAAAGAAG GAGAGTGGAGGATTGGGGCAGAAGGTGGAAGGCTTCACAGAACCAGCGGCGGACAA GGAGAAACCTCATCAAAGTCCAGCCATTGAATATGGAAGAAGATCAAATGTTCCTGTGGACAAACTCAACGTCAAAGGATCTCCtgtga
- the MLF1 gene encoding myeloid leukemia factor 1 isoform X2: MSYTIIFMFFSDVLYFNKIAKQTKLPLTFGPQTDSFIAHRESMRQMMRSFSEPFGRDLLSISDGRRQAHNRMRHDDGESSLAAMNSLVPFGSFGGMLLTRPNILQRTDVSPFQAMDRMMVNMRNSMHELQRDLGHLSLDPNGHSFSSSSVMTYSKVGDEPPKVFQASTQTRRAPGGIKETRRALRDSDSGLEKMAVGHHLHDRAHVIKKSKNNKTGDEEVNQEFINMNECDAHAFDNEWQNEILKYKPVGQWRNVENPRMRSVGHENSGCRELKRSHRKREREAETQAEGEAGSMHREPDVGLDPGSPGSCPGPKAGAKPLRHPGIPILVNLNVNDVTSGYHVG; encoded by the exons TGACTCCTTTATTGCACACCGAGAAAGTATGCGTCAGATGATGAGAAGTTTTTCTGAACCTTTTGGAAGAGACTTGCTCAGCATCTCTGATGGTAGAAGACAAGCTCATAATCGTATGAGGCACGATGATGGCGAGAGCTCCTTGGCt gcaaTGAATTCTCTTGTACCTTTTGGCAGTTTTGGTGGTATG TTACTAACACGCCCCAATATCCTGCAGCGCACGGACGTCAGCCCCTTCCAGGCAATGGACCGAATGATGGTGAATATGCGAAACAGCATGCACGAGTTACAGAGGGACCTC GGTCACCTTTCACTGGATCCAAATGGACATTCGTTTAGTTCTTCCTCAGTCATGACTTACTCCAAAGTAGGAGATGAACCACCGAAGGTTTTCCAGGCCTCAACTCAAACCCGTAGGGCTCCAGGCGGA ATAAAGGAAACTAGGAGAGCATTGAGAGATTCGGATAGTGGACTAGAAAAAATGGCTGTTGGTCATCATCTTCACGACCGAGCTCATGTCATTAAAAAGTCAAAGAACAACAAGACTGGAGATGAAGAGGTCAATCAAGAGTTCATCAATATGAATGAAT GTGATGCTCATGCTTTTGATAATGAGTGGCAAAATGAGATTTTGAAGTACAAACCAGTGGGACAATGGCGCAACGTGGAAAACCCTAGGATGCGAAGCGTTGGTCATGAGAATTCAGGTTGCCGAGAACTTAAAAGAAG tcacagaaagagagagagagaggcagagacacaggcagagggagaagcaggctccatgcaccgggagcccgacgtgggactcgatcccgggtctccaggatcgtgccctgggccaaaggcaggtgccaaaccgctgcgccacccagggatccctattttagtcaatttaaatgtaaatgatgtgactagtggctaccaTGTTGGATAG
- the MLF1 gene encoding myeloid leukemia factor 1 isoform X6 — protein MRQMMRSFSEPFGRDLLSISDGRRQAHNRMRHDDGESSLARTDVSPFQAMDRMMVNMRNSMHELQRDLGHLSLDPNGHSFSSSSVMTYSKVGDEPPKVFQASTQTRRAPGGIKETRRALRDSDSGLEKMAVGHHLHDRAHVIKKSKNNKTGDEEVNQEFINMNECDAHAFDNEWQNEILKYKPVGQWRNVENPRMRSVGHENSGCRELKRRRVEDWGRRWKASQNQRRTITERERERQRHRQREKQAPCTGSPTWDSIPGLQDRALGQRQVPNRCATQGSLF, from the exons ATGCGTCAGATGATGAGAAGTTTTTCTGAACCTTTTGGAAGAGACTTGCTCAGCATCTCTGATGGTAGAAGACAAGCTCATAATCGTATGAGGCACGATGATGGCGAGAGCTCCTTGGCt CGCACGGACGTCAGCCCCTTCCAGGCAATGGACCGAATGATGGTGAATATGCGAAACAGCATGCACGAGTTACAGAGGGACCTC GGTCACCTTTCACTGGATCCAAATGGACATTCGTTTAGTTCTTCCTCAGTCATGACTTACTCCAAAGTAGGAGATGAACCACCGAAGGTTTTCCAGGCCTCAACTCAAACCCGTAGGGCTCCAGGCGGA ATAAAGGAAACTAGGAGAGCATTGAGAGATTCGGATAGTGGACTAGAAAAAATGGCTGTTGGTCATCATCTTCACGACCGAGCTCATGTCATTAAAAAGTCAAAGAACAACAAGACTGGAGATGAAGAGGTCAATCAAGAGTTCATCAATATGAATGAAT GTGATGCTCATGCTTTTGATAATGAGTGGCAAAATGAGATTTTGAAGTACAAACCAGTGGGACAATGGCGCAACGTGGAAAACCCTAGGATGCGAAGCGTTGGTCATGAGAATTCAGGTTGCCGAGAACTTAAAAGAAG GAGAGTGGAGGATTGGGGCAGAAGGTGGAAGGCTTCACAGAACCAGCGGCGGACAA tcacagaaagagagagagagaggcagagacacaggcagagggagaagcaggctccatgcaccgggagcccgacgtgggactcgatcccgggtctccaggatcgtgccctgggccaaaggcaggtgccaaaccgctgcgccacccagggatccctattttag
- the MLF1 gene encoding myeloid leukemia factor 1 isoform X1, translated as MSYTIIFMFFSDVLYFNKIAKQTKLPLTFGPQTDSFIAHRESMRQMMRSFSEPFGRDLLSISDGRRQAHNRMRHDDGESSLAAMNSLVPFGSFGGMLLTRPNILQRTDVSPFQAMDRMMVNMRNSMHELQRDLGHLSLDPNGHSFSSSSVMTYSKVGDEPPKVFQASTQTRRAPGGIKETRRALRDSDSGLEKMAVGHHLHDRAHVIKKSKNNKTGDEEVNQEFINMNECDAHAFDNEWQNEILKYKPVGQWRNVENPRMRSVGHENSGCRELKRRRVEDWGRRWKASQNQRRTITERERERQRHRQREKQAPCTGSPTWDSIPGLQDRALGQRQVPNRCATQGSLF; from the exons TGACTCCTTTATTGCACACCGAGAAAGTATGCGTCAGATGATGAGAAGTTTTTCTGAACCTTTTGGAAGAGACTTGCTCAGCATCTCTGATGGTAGAAGACAAGCTCATAATCGTATGAGGCACGATGATGGCGAGAGCTCCTTGGCt gcaaTGAATTCTCTTGTACCTTTTGGCAGTTTTGGTGGTATG TTACTAACACGCCCCAATATCCTGCAGCGCACGGACGTCAGCCCCTTCCAGGCAATGGACCGAATGATGGTGAATATGCGAAACAGCATGCACGAGTTACAGAGGGACCTC GGTCACCTTTCACTGGATCCAAATGGACATTCGTTTAGTTCTTCCTCAGTCATGACTTACTCCAAAGTAGGAGATGAACCACCGAAGGTTTTCCAGGCCTCAACTCAAACCCGTAGGGCTCCAGGCGGA ATAAAGGAAACTAGGAGAGCATTGAGAGATTCGGATAGTGGACTAGAAAAAATGGCTGTTGGTCATCATCTTCACGACCGAGCTCATGTCATTAAAAAGTCAAAGAACAACAAGACTGGAGATGAAGAGGTCAATCAAGAGTTCATCAATATGAATGAAT GTGATGCTCATGCTTTTGATAATGAGTGGCAAAATGAGATTTTGAAGTACAAACCAGTGGGACAATGGCGCAACGTGGAAAACCCTAGGATGCGAAGCGTTGGTCATGAGAATTCAGGTTGCCGAGAACTTAAAAGAAG GAGAGTGGAGGATTGGGGCAGAAGGTGGAAGGCTTCACAGAACCAGCGGCGGACAA tcacagaaagagagagagagaggcagagacacaggcagagggagaagcaggctccatgcaccgggagcccgacgtgggactcgatcccgggtctccaggatcgtgccctgggccaaaggcaggtgccaaaccgctgcgccacccagggatccctattttag
- the MLF1 gene encoding myeloid leukemia factor 1 isoform X4, translating into MRQMMRSFSEPFGRDLLSISDGRRQAHNRMRHDDGESSLALLTRPNILQRTDVSPFQAMDRMMVNMRNSMHELQRDLGHLSLDPNGHSFSSSSVMTYSKVGDEPPKVFQASTQTRRAPGGIKETRRALRDSDSGLEKMAVGHHLHDRAHVIKKSKNNKTGDEEVNQEFINMNECDAHAFDNEWQNEILKYKPVGQWRNVENPRMRSVGHENSGCRELKRRRVEDWGRRWKASQNQRRTITERERERQRHRQREKQAPCTGSPTWDSIPGLQDRALGQRQVPNRCATQGSLF; encoded by the exons ATGCGTCAGATGATGAGAAGTTTTTCTGAACCTTTTGGAAGAGACTTGCTCAGCATCTCTGATGGTAGAAGACAAGCTCATAATCGTATGAGGCACGATGATGGCGAGAGCTCCTTGGCt TTACTAACACGCCCCAATATCCTGCAGCGCACGGACGTCAGCCCCTTCCAGGCAATGGACCGAATGATGGTGAATATGCGAAACAGCATGCACGAGTTACAGAGGGACCTC GGTCACCTTTCACTGGATCCAAATGGACATTCGTTTAGTTCTTCCTCAGTCATGACTTACTCCAAAGTAGGAGATGAACCACCGAAGGTTTTCCAGGCCTCAACTCAAACCCGTAGGGCTCCAGGCGGA ATAAAGGAAACTAGGAGAGCATTGAGAGATTCGGATAGTGGACTAGAAAAAATGGCTGTTGGTCATCATCTTCACGACCGAGCTCATGTCATTAAAAAGTCAAAGAACAACAAGACTGGAGATGAAGAGGTCAATCAAGAGTTCATCAATATGAATGAAT GTGATGCTCATGCTTTTGATAATGAGTGGCAAAATGAGATTTTGAAGTACAAACCAGTGGGACAATGGCGCAACGTGGAAAACCCTAGGATGCGAAGCGTTGGTCATGAGAATTCAGGTTGCCGAGAACTTAAAAGAAG GAGAGTGGAGGATTGGGGCAGAAGGTGGAAGGCTTCACAGAACCAGCGGCGGACAA tcacagaaagagagagagagaggcagagacacaggcagagggagaagcaggctccatgcaccgggagcccgacgtgggactcgatcccgggtctccaggatcgtgccctgggccaaaggcaggtgccaaaccgctgcgccacccagggatccctattttag
- the MLF1 gene encoding myeloid leukemia factor 1 isoform X18: protein MFGTLSSSFEDDPFFSDSFIAHRESMRQMMRSFSEPFGRDLLSISDGRRQAHNRMRHDDGESSLAGHLSLDPNGHSFSSSSVMTYSKVGDEPPKVFQASTQTRRAPGGIKETRRALRDSDSGLEKMAVGHHLHDRAHVIKKSKNNKTGDEEVNQEFINMNECDAHAFDNEWQNEILKYKPVGQWRNVENPRMRSVGHENSGCRELKRRRVEDWGRRWKASQNQRRTITERERERQRHRQREKQAPCTGSPTWDSIPGLQDRALGQRQVPNRCATQGSLF, encoded by the exons TGACTCCTTTATTGCACACCGAGAAAGTATGCGTCAGATGATGAGAAGTTTTTCTGAACCTTTTGGAAGAGACTTGCTCAGCATCTCTGATGGTAGAAGACAAGCTCATAATCGTATGAGGCACGATGATGGCGAGAGCTCCTTGGCt GGTCACCTTTCACTGGATCCAAATGGACATTCGTTTAGTTCTTCCTCAGTCATGACTTACTCCAAAGTAGGAGATGAACCACCGAAGGTTTTCCAGGCCTCAACTCAAACCCGTAGGGCTCCAGGCGGA ATAAAGGAAACTAGGAGAGCATTGAGAGATTCGGATAGTGGACTAGAAAAAATGGCTGTTGGTCATCATCTTCACGACCGAGCTCATGTCATTAAAAAGTCAAAGAACAACAAGACTGGAGATGAAGAGGTCAATCAAGAGTTCATCAATATGAATGAAT GTGATGCTCATGCTTTTGATAATGAGTGGCAAAATGAGATTTTGAAGTACAAACCAGTGGGACAATGGCGCAACGTGGAAAACCCTAGGATGCGAAGCGTTGGTCATGAGAATTCAGGTTGCCGAGAACTTAAAAGAAG GAGAGTGGAGGATTGGGGCAGAAGGTGGAAGGCTTCACAGAACCAGCGGCGGACAA tcacagaaagagagagagagaggcagagacacaggcagagggagaagcaggctccatgcaccgggagcccgacgtgggactcgatcccgggtctccaggatcgtgccctgggccaaaggcaggtgccaaaccgctgcgccacccagggatccctattttag
- the MLF1 gene encoding myeloid leukemia factor 1 isoform X8, which yields MFGTLSSSFEDDPFFSDSFIAHRESMRQMMRSFSEPFGRDLLSISDGRRQAHNRMRHDDGESSLAAMNSLVPFGSFGGMRTDVSPFQAMDRMMVNMRNSMHELQRDLGHLSLDPNGHSFSSSSVMTYSKVGDEPPKVFQASTQTRRAPGGIKETRRALRDSDSGLEKMAVGHHLHDRAHVIKKSKNNKTGDEEVNQEFINMNECDAHAFDNEWQNEILKYKPVGQWRNVENPRMRSVGHENSGCRELKRRRVEDWGRRWKASQNQRRTITERERERQRHRQREKQAPCTGSPTWDSIPGLQDRALGQRQVPNRCATQGSLF from the exons TGACTCCTTTATTGCACACCGAGAAAGTATGCGTCAGATGATGAGAAGTTTTTCTGAACCTTTTGGAAGAGACTTGCTCAGCATCTCTGATGGTAGAAGACAAGCTCATAATCGTATGAGGCACGATGATGGCGAGAGCTCCTTGGCt gcaaTGAATTCTCTTGTACCTTTTGGCAGTTTTGGTGGTATG CGCACGGACGTCAGCCCCTTCCAGGCAATGGACCGAATGATGGTGAATATGCGAAACAGCATGCACGAGTTACAGAGGGACCTC GGTCACCTTTCACTGGATCCAAATGGACATTCGTTTAGTTCTTCCTCAGTCATGACTTACTCCAAAGTAGGAGATGAACCACCGAAGGTTTTCCAGGCCTCAACTCAAACCCGTAGGGCTCCAGGCGGA ATAAAGGAAACTAGGAGAGCATTGAGAGATTCGGATAGTGGACTAGAAAAAATGGCTGTTGGTCATCATCTTCACGACCGAGCTCATGTCATTAAAAAGTCAAAGAACAACAAGACTGGAGATGAAGAGGTCAATCAAGAGTTCATCAATATGAATGAAT GTGATGCTCATGCTTTTGATAATGAGTGGCAAAATGAGATTTTGAAGTACAAACCAGTGGGACAATGGCGCAACGTGGAAAACCCTAGGATGCGAAGCGTTGGTCATGAGAATTCAGGTTGCCGAGAACTTAAAAGAAG GAGAGTGGAGGATTGGGGCAGAAGGTGGAAGGCTTCACAGAACCAGCGGCGGACAA tcacagaaagagagagagagaggcagagacacaggcagagggagaagcaggctccatgcaccgggagcccgacgtgggactcgatcccgggtctccaggatcgtgccctgggccaaaggcaggtgccaaaccgctgcgccacccagggatccctattttag
- the MLF1 gene encoding myeloid leukemia factor 1 isoform X5, with amino-acid sequence MFGTLSSSFEDDPFFSDSFIAHRESMRQMMRSFSEPFGRDLLSISDGRRQAHNRMRHDDGESSLAAMNSLVPFGSFGGMLLTRPNILQRTDVSPFQAMDRMMVNMRNSMHELQRDLGHLSLDPNGHSFSSSSVMTYSKVGDEPPKVFQASTQTRRAPGGIKETRRALRDSDSGLEKMAVGHHLHDRAHVIKKSKNNKTGDEEVNQEFINMNECDAHAFDNEWQNEILKYKPVGQWRNVENPRMRSVGHENSGCRELKRRRVEDWGRRWKASQNQRRTITERERERQRHRQREKQAPCTGSPTWDSIPGLQDRALGQRQVPNRCATQGSLF; translated from the exons TGACTCCTTTATTGCACACCGAGAAAGTATGCGTCAGATGATGAGAAGTTTTTCTGAACCTTTTGGAAGAGACTTGCTCAGCATCTCTGATGGTAGAAGACAAGCTCATAATCGTATGAGGCACGATGATGGCGAGAGCTCCTTGGCt gcaaTGAATTCTCTTGTACCTTTTGGCAGTTTTGGTGGTATG TTACTAACACGCCCCAATATCCTGCAGCGCACGGACGTCAGCCCCTTCCAGGCAATGGACCGAATGATGGTGAATATGCGAAACAGCATGCACGAGTTACAGAGGGACCTC GGTCACCTTTCACTGGATCCAAATGGACATTCGTTTAGTTCTTCCTCAGTCATGACTTACTCCAAAGTAGGAGATGAACCACCGAAGGTTTTCCAGGCCTCAACTCAAACCCGTAGGGCTCCAGGCGGA ATAAAGGAAACTAGGAGAGCATTGAGAGATTCGGATAGTGGACTAGAAAAAATGGCTGTTGGTCATCATCTTCACGACCGAGCTCATGTCATTAAAAAGTCAAAGAACAACAAGACTGGAGATGAAGAGGTCAATCAAGAGTTCATCAATATGAATGAAT GTGATGCTCATGCTTTTGATAATGAGTGGCAAAATGAGATTTTGAAGTACAAACCAGTGGGACAATGGCGCAACGTGGAAAACCCTAGGATGCGAAGCGTTGGTCATGAGAATTCAGGTTGCCGAGAACTTAAAAGAAG GAGAGTGGAGGATTGGGGCAGAAGGTGGAAGGCTTCACAGAACCAGCGGCGGACAA tcacagaaagagagagagagaggcagagacacaggcagagggagaagcaggctccatgcaccgggagcccgacgtgggactcgatcccgggtctccaggatcgtgccctgggccaaaggcaggtgccaaaccgctgcgccacccagggatccctattttag
- the MLF1 gene encoding myeloid leukemia factor 1 isoform X20 gives MNSLVPFGSFGGMLLTRPNILQRTDVSPFQAMDRMMVNMRNSMHELQRDLGHLSLDPNGHSFSSSSVMTYSKVGDEPPKVFQASTQTRRAPGGIKETRRALRDSDSGLEKMAVGHHLHDRAHVIKKSKNNKTGDEEVNQEFINMNECDAHAFDNEWQNEILKYKPVGQWRNVENPRMRSVGHENSGCRELKRRRVEDWGRRWKASQNQRRTITERERERQRHRQREKQAPCTGSPTWDSIPGLQDRALGQRQVPNRCATQGSLF, from the exons aTGAATTCTCTTGTACCTTTTGGCAGTTTTGGTGGTATG TTACTAACACGCCCCAATATCCTGCAGCGCACGGACGTCAGCCCCTTCCAGGCAATGGACCGAATGATGGTGAATATGCGAAACAGCATGCACGAGTTACAGAGGGACCTC GGTCACCTTTCACTGGATCCAAATGGACATTCGTTTAGTTCTTCCTCAGTCATGACTTACTCCAAAGTAGGAGATGAACCACCGAAGGTTTTCCAGGCCTCAACTCAAACCCGTAGGGCTCCAGGCGGA ATAAAGGAAACTAGGAGAGCATTGAGAGATTCGGATAGTGGACTAGAAAAAATGGCTGTTGGTCATCATCTTCACGACCGAGCTCATGTCATTAAAAAGTCAAAGAACAACAAGACTGGAGATGAAGAGGTCAATCAAGAGTTCATCAATATGAATGAAT GTGATGCTCATGCTTTTGATAATGAGTGGCAAAATGAGATTTTGAAGTACAAACCAGTGGGACAATGGCGCAACGTGGAAAACCCTAGGATGCGAAGCGTTGGTCATGAGAATTCAGGTTGCCGAGAACTTAAAAGAAG GAGAGTGGAGGATTGGGGCAGAAGGTGGAAGGCTTCACAGAACCAGCGGCGGACAA tcacagaaagagagagagagaggcagagacacaggcagagggagaagcaggctccatgcaccgggagcccgacgtgggactcgatcccgggtctccaggatcgtgccctgggccaaaggcaggtgccaaaccgctgcgccacccagggatccctattttag
- the MLF1 gene encoding myeloid leukemia factor 1 isoform X3 → MSYTIIFMFFSDVLYFNKIAKQTKLPLTFGPQTDSFIAHRESMRQMMRSFSEPFGRDLLSISDGRRQAHNRMRHDDGESSLAAMNSLVPFGSFGGMRTDVSPFQAMDRMMVNMRNSMHELQRDLGHLSLDPNGHSFSSSSVMTYSKVGDEPPKVFQASTQTRRAPGGIKETRRALRDSDSGLEKMAVGHHLHDRAHVIKKSKNNKTGDEEVNQEFINMNECDAHAFDNEWQNEILKYKPVGQWRNVENPRMRSVGHENSGCRELKRRRVEDWGRRWKASQNQRRTITERERERQRHRQREKQAPCTGSPTWDSIPGLQDRALGQRQVPNRCATQGSLF, encoded by the exons TGACTCCTTTATTGCACACCGAGAAAGTATGCGTCAGATGATGAGAAGTTTTTCTGAACCTTTTGGAAGAGACTTGCTCAGCATCTCTGATGGTAGAAGACAAGCTCATAATCGTATGAGGCACGATGATGGCGAGAGCTCCTTGGCt gcaaTGAATTCTCTTGTACCTTTTGGCAGTTTTGGTGGTATG CGCACGGACGTCAGCCCCTTCCAGGCAATGGACCGAATGATGGTGAATATGCGAAACAGCATGCACGAGTTACAGAGGGACCTC GGTCACCTTTCACTGGATCCAAATGGACATTCGTTTAGTTCTTCCTCAGTCATGACTTACTCCAAAGTAGGAGATGAACCACCGAAGGTTTTCCAGGCCTCAACTCAAACCCGTAGGGCTCCAGGCGGA ATAAAGGAAACTAGGAGAGCATTGAGAGATTCGGATAGTGGACTAGAAAAAATGGCTGTTGGTCATCATCTTCACGACCGAGCTCATGTCATTAAAAAGTCAAAGAACAACAAGACTGGAGATGAAGAGGTCAATCAAGAGTTCATCAATATGAATGAAT GTGATGCTCATGCTTTTGATAATGAGTGGCAAAATGAGATTTTGAAGTACAAACCAGTGGGACAATGGCGCAACGTGGAAAACCCTAGGATGCGAAGCGTTGGTCATGAGAATTCAGGTTGCCGAGAACTTAAAAGAAG GAGAGTGGAGGATTGGGGCAGAAGGTGGAAGGCTTCACAGAACCAGCGGCGGACAA tcacagaaagagagagagagaggcagagacacaggcagagggagaagcaggctccatgcaccgggagcccgacgtgggactcgatcccgggtctccaggatcgtgccctgggccaaaggcaggtgccaaaccgctgcgccacccagggatccctattttag
- the MLF1 gene encoding myeloid leukemia factor 1 isoform X16, with protein sequence MRQMMRSFSEPFGRDLLSISDGRRQAHNRMRHDDGESSLAAMNSLVPFGSFGGMLLTRPNILQRTDVSPFQAMDRMMVNMRNSMHELQRDLGHLSLDPNGHSFSSSSVMTYSKVGDEPPKVFQASTQTRRAPGGIKETRRALRDSDSGLEKMAVGHHLHDRAHVIKKSKNNKTGDEEVNQEFINMNECDAHAFDNEWQNEILKYKPVGQWRNVENPRMRSVGHENSGCRELKRRGKMENST encoded by the exons ATGCGTCAGATGATGAGAAGTTTTTCTGAACCTTTTGGAAGAGACTTGCTCAGCATCTCTGATGGTAGAAGACAAGCTCATAATCGTATGAGGCACGATGATGGCGAGAGCTCCTTGGCt gcaaTGAATTCTCTTGTACCTTTTGGCAGTTTTGGTGGTATG TTACTAACACGCCCCAATATCCTGCAGCGCACGGACGTCAGCCCCTTCCAGGCAATGGACCGAATGATGGTGAATATGCGAAACAGCATGCACGAGTTACAGAGGGACCTC GGTCACCTTTCACTGGATCCAAATGGACATTCGTTTAGTTCTTCCTCAGTCATGACTTACTCCAAAGTAGGAGATGAACCACCGAAGGTTTTCCAGGCCTCAACTCAAACCCGTAGGGCTCCAGGCGGA ATAAAGGAAACTAGGAGAGCATTGAGAGATTCGGATAGTGGACTAGAAAAAATGGCTGTTGGTCATCATCTTCACGACCGAGCTCATGTCATTAAAAAGTCAAAGAACAACAAGACTGGAGATGAAGAGGTCAATCAAGAGTTCATCAATATGAATGAAT GTGATGCTCATGCTTTTGATAATGAGTGGCAAAATGAGATTTTGAAGTACAAACCAGTGGGACAATGGCGCAACGTGGAAAACCCTAGGATGCGAAGCGTTGGTCATGAGAATTCAGGTTGCCGAGAACTTAAAAGAAG gggaaaaatggaaaacagtacCTAA